A segment of the Acidobacteriota bacterium genome:
GCGGGATTAAAAAGAAGGGAAGTATGAAGAAAGGCGATATCATCCATGCTGCCTTTTTAACGCCATATTTAACTGGAAGAGTTATGCAGTTGTTTTTTTTATCCCCTTCGATATCAGCGAAGTCTTTTGTTGATGTTGCTCCTAACAAAAAAAGTCCAAATATAAGGCCTATGAACCAGGGTTCCACTCCAATTATCGATTTTACAGAGGACCAGCCAGCTACTTTAAGAAGGATTCCCCTCGGGAGAGCAATCGTTATGTTGGCTGGAATTCCCCATCTTTTTGTTCTGAATGGATAACCTGAATAAATATAAGTCATCGAAGCAGCAATTAAGACCAGGATAAAGCATTCTTTTCTGCCTTCAGGGGATACGTACCATGCCATTATAAATGCAAGGATGTAAAGGAAAACTGAAAATACATAAGCTTCTTTTAATGATAGTCTTCCCGATGGGAGCGGTCTTTTTGGCTTGTTAATCCTGTCTATTTCTATATCAAAAATCTGATTCAACCCATTTGATGCTCCATTTAATATTGCTGCCATAAACGAGCCCAGAATTAAATAAAATAAATAACTCCATTGAAAAGGAGTCTTAGGATAGGCTCCCCAGGAGCAAATTCCTCCAGAAAGAAAACCCAAAAATGGAGCTATTAAGGTAAAGGGTCTCATAAACTCTAAGTAGAGTTTTATTTTTTTCATTTGACAAGAGAGAAAATGAAAATTGAAATCAAACCACCAGAAAGTGTGTTTATAAAGTTTGTTATTTCATTTGAAATTATTCCCTTTACCTCAATGGTTGAGCTTATAATGTTTTCAAAAAAATTTGCTAAAAGACAGGATATAAGAACGATTAGAATTGAAATGCTATTGATGAGTCCAATGTAAAAAGATACAAAAGAAATCAGTAAGGCAGAGAAAATTCCAAAGAGAGTCCCCTCCAATGAGAATCCTCCTGGTTCACCTGCCGTGACTTTTTTTAAACTTAAAATTGAATAGGTCTCTTTTCCAAATACTTTTCCGAGTTCAGATGATGCGGTATCAAAAGTCCCTGTGGCAAGAGATGATACAAATGCTATGGAAAACAGATCTTTTGAATAAGAAAATGCTAAATAACTGAAAAAAAGGGGAGCAAATCCCTTTCCGAAAACATTTTTGAAGGACCTTGCACCTTTTCTTTCTTCAGCTATGTGTAATTTTTCCTTTTTTTTAAGTCCTATCTTTGTTGATACTGTTCCGATAAGAAAAAATAAAAGGAGAATTAAAAACCCTGAAAAACCTAAAAATGTATAAATGCCAGTCCCAACAAAAATTCCAGATATAAAGCCGGAAATACTCACACCTCTGATTGCAATTCCTAAAATTGCGAAAATTAAATTAATGAATATCCCAGTTAAAAAATTAGAGATTAAAATGTCTTTCTTCAGAGAAAAAATAAAAGGGTCGGCTAAAAGCAGAACATACAGAAATATTCCAGATGAAATGGGTATCAGTAGGTTATCGTTAATTCTGATGGGAAGAGATTCAATGAATGAGGCAAAAATCGCCCCTAAAAAAGGAACAATGAACAAAGAATAACTGTTTAAAACTCCTTCATATCTTGCTCCAACCCACCATATAAAAAAACTCATTCCAGCGAACCCGAATATAAAACAGATAATAGTTCCTAAATAGCTTTTCTCTTTATTCCAGGGGATTTTTTTCTTACCGAAGTGAATTCCAATTAAAGTGGCCATTCCATCCCCTAAAGCCATCATTGCCCATCCAGCTGCTGCTATGTGAAGATGATTTCTAAAAAGGATGATTAAGATAAACACCGAGAGAGGATAAAATATAATCCCTCCTATTCCTTTTAACTCTTCTTTTCTGAAAATTTTATCTTTTCCTATTTTTTTTAATATGGTGAGATTAAACCCTAAAGCGACCAGAGCAAGAAATGCTGCCTGATACCATTCCAGCCATCTTAGCAATAATGCGAAGCCTCCCATTGTTATGTGGATTATTTTTCTTAGATCTTCTGAAAATTTAGCGTTCATCATTAAGTTTAATCACCTCGTCTTGAATCCATTCAATTGTATCTTTCAAGCCCTCTTCAAGCGATCTCCATTTATAGTCAAGCAATTTTTCAGCTTTTTCAGAAGAATAAGCCCAATTTTTTGTCAACAGTTTAACATCCCTGTGGATAAATTTTGGCTGTTTGTTTGTTATTTCTGAATAAAGATACTGAACGATACCAAAGGAATAGGCAATTGCTGGAGGAATTTTCAATTTAGGAGGTTTTATTCCTGTATATTTTTCTAATATTTCAAACACATTTTTATTTAACGTATTTTCTCCTCCCAGGATGAATTCTTCCCCAAATTTTTCCTTTTCCCATGCTGAAATTATTCCCTCCACAACATCATCCACATAAACAAAGTTCCACAAATATTTGCCCTTTCCTATCATTCCAGGAAGATTTCCCTGTATATGGTCTAAAATCAGTTTTACGATAAAATTGCCGTCGGTAAGCTCTCCGGGTCCGTATATAATTCCAGGGAAAACAATGATTATTGGGTTTCCTTTTTTTTTATGTATTTTTGAAATCTCATATCCCAGATATTTTGTTCTTTCATATTCGTTGAAAAATTTAACTCTTTCTTTGAAATCATCTTCATTGAAAATTTTATCTCCTGTTGGTCCGGATACGAAAAAAGTTGACACATAAAGGAACTTTAATTTTTTTTGTTCACAGATGTTCAATAAATTTTGCAATGCTTGGACATTTATTTCATAGTATTCCTTTTTGTTCTTTACCCAGCTCTTCACAAGAGCTGCGAGGTGTAATATCCCATCGATTCCATCGATTGTTTTATTTATTATTTCCCTATCCCGAATATCTCCAAAAACAATTTCCAATTCTTCAGGAAAGTCTTTTATTTTTGTTATATCCCTAGCTACAATTCTTAATTTATATCCTTTTCTGTGTAAAGCAAAGCACAATCTTTTTCCTAAAAAACCAGTTCCTCCTGTGACGAGGAGTTTCACACTATAACTCGCCACCAGTTGATTAAATCCAGTAATGTTTTTTCAATTGGAATTTCAGGTTTCCAGCCTGTATCTTTTCTCAATTTATTGAAATCCCCATGGAGAACAGGTATGTCATGCTTTCTCTTTTTCTTCGTGTCTTCTATTATTCTTATTTTTTTATCTGTATAAGATAGGAGTATTTCAAGAATTTCTCTTATTCTGTAAGTTTTACCAGAGCATGTTTGGTAGATTTCTCCTCTTTTCCCTTTGGTGAGTATAAGATAGTAAGCTTTGATTACATCTCTAACATCAGAAAAATCTCTTTTAATTTCTAAATTTCCTGTTTTTATAACAGGAGGAGATAATCCTTTCTCAATAAATATAATCTGTCTGGCAAGGTCAGAACAAACAAAATTTTCGCTCTGTCCAGGTCCTGTATAGTTAAATGATCTTACAAAATACACGTTGAGTCCTTCTCCATTAAGATAGAGTTTGCCAAGGAGTTCTTGGGCTGCTTTTGATGTGGCATATGGATTTACCGGATTTATCGGGAATTTTTCATTTATGGGTTGTTTAACTTGTGGAACATTTCCATACATTTCTGCTGATCCAACAAGAAGAATCTTTGAATCAGGTGAAGTATGCTTGATTGCTTCGAGGAGGTTAAGGGTTCCAAAAAAATTGGTTTGAAAGGTTAACCTTTTATTCAGCCAGCTTTTACTTACATTTGATATGGCAGCAAAGTGGAATACAAGGTCTGGTTTTAAATCTTTAATAATTGCTTTTAAAGATTTAAATTTTCTGATATCAAGAACATAAATTCCCTTCTTGTCGGAGGGGAACTTTGGATCTGCAATTCCGAATACATCGATATATTTTTTTCTTAAAAATTCTTTTAAGTGGCCTCCAGCAAAGCCAGTAATCCCTGTGATAAGAGCTCTCAAATTCTTTCTCTCCACCAGTTAAGCAGATCTTGAAGTGTCTGTTCAAATGGAATTTCTGGTTTCCATTTTGTTTTTTCTCTAAATTTTGTGCTATCCCCAATAAGAAGCATGACATCCGAAGGTCTTAATCTTTCCTCGTCCAGCTTAATTTCAATTTTTTTATTTGTGTATCTCAGAAGTATATTAAGCACCTCTTTTATTGAATAGGCCTTGCCAGAACTTATGTTATAGACCTCTCCTTCATCTCCCTTTTCTAATGAAAGCCAGTAGGCTTTTACTGTGTCTCTTACATCAGTAAAATCTCTCCTTGCATCAAGATTTCCAGTGAATATTACAGGGTCTCTTTCTCCTCTTTCTATTTCAGCTATCTGTTTTGAAAAATTTGAAGTTACAAAAACTAAACCTCTACGAGGACCTGTGTGATTGAATGCCCTGGTTCTTACTGTTCTTAACCTATAACTCTTAAAGTACTGATATGCGAGTAAATCCTGGGAAACTTTGCTAACTGCATAGGGACTCAGAGGTCTGAGAGGATTTGTTTCTTTTATCGGAATTTCTTCTTCATAAACTAATCCGTACTCTTCGCTGGAGCCTGCAATGTGAATTTTAGGATCCAATTTTAAATCTAAAATTGCTTCAAAGAGATTTATCTCGCCTATTACATTTATTGCGAATGTTTCTGCTGGTAATTTCCATGATGCTGGAACAAAGCTCTGGGCTGCTAAATGGAATATCCAGTCTGGTTTAACATTTTTCAGTACATGTTTAATGGAAGAGAGATCCTTCAAATCACCTTCAATTAGATTGATTTTATTTAAGATTCCCCTGATGTTATCTAAAGAACTCCTCCATCTTCCCAATCCCCATATTTCAACTCCAGGCTGATTGTTTAGCACATACTCTGCCAAATGACTTCCTACAAACCCTGTGATGCCAGTAATTAGAATTCTCATTTCACCTCCTCATAATAGCTTTTATAAAACTTCTTGAATTCATCAGACTCTTCTTTTATTTTTCTCCACCAGGAAACGTTTTCTCTATACCACTTGATTGTCAGCTTTAATCCCTCATTTATAGAAATTTCAGGCTGCCAGCCCAATTTTTTTATCTTCTCCCATTTCAAAGAGTATCTTTTGTCGTGTCCTGGTCTGTCCTTTACGAATTTTATTAGAGAGTCAGGTTTATTGAGCAACTCTAAAATCTTATTTGCTATATAAACGTTTGGAAATTCCTGAGATGCAGCAATGTTATAAACTTCTCCTATTTCTCCTTTTTTTATTATAAGGTCTATCGCTCCACAGCAATCTGATACATACAGCCAATCCCTTATGTTTTGTCCATCTCCGTAAAGCGGGAGCTCCCTGTCTTCTAAAGCATTGGTTATAAACAATGGAATTAGTTTTTCCGGGAATTGATGGGGGCCATAATTATTACATGGTCTTAAAATTATAACTGGAAGGTTAAAAGTTTTAAAGTAAGAATATGCCAACCTGTCACCTCCTGCCTTACTTGCTGAATAAGGAGATGAAGGCATTAAAGGGTCATCTTCGGAGAATGAACCATTTTCAATGCTTCCATACACTTCATCGGTTGATACATGGATGAATAATTTATCTTTAAACTTTTTTAATTCATCCAGAAGGGTGAAAGTTCCAAGGACATCTGTAAGTATAAATTCTTCAGGGAAAAGTATCGATCTATCCACATGGGTTTCAGCAGCAAAATTTACTATGACATCAGATTCAGTCAATAATTTTCTTATTAATTCACGGTCTCTTATATCACCCTTGTAGAATTTGTATCTTTCATCGTTTTCAATTTCTTTCAGATTTTCTAAATTTCCTGCATAAGTTAATTTATCTATATTTAAAATCTTAATGTCAGGGTATTTTTTTAAAAGATGTTTTATAAAATTTGAGCCAATGAATCCAGCTCCTCCTGTAATGAGAAATTTTTTACCCATCCTTTCTGCTCCAATCATATGGAATATCATTCTTATGGGGGTCTATCCTTATTTCATCAGGATTATCGTATTTGTAAGGCTCTGTGGGAATGTTCATTACAATTGCTTCCTCCTCTCCGATACATTTCCATCCATGGAAAACATTGGGTGGAATCTGAACAAGTTGGGGGTTATAATTTCCAAGAAAAAACTCGTTTAATTCATTGAACGTGGGAGAGTTTTTTCTGCTGTCATAGAGAACCAGTTTTATCATTCCATATAAACAAACAATGTTGTCGAACTGTTCTTCATGAAGATGCCATGCTTTTACAACTCCTGGATAAGTAGTTGATACATATACCTGCCCAAATTTTTTGAATAATTTTTCATCACATCTGAGTATTTCCATAAGCCTTCCTCTCTCATCAGGGATTACCCTTAAATTCTTTATCTCAACTCCTTGTATCATCTTCCCTCCTATTTAATTCCGATTTCAGAATTTTCTCCGATCATAAATCTATATGCTTCTGGCTTTTTCAAATCTTTTTTTATTTTGGAAAATCTCCCGATGAGGCTTTCTTCAATTTTGCTCTTTATGCCATCGATTATACTTCCCTCCAAGACAATGCTATTTTCTATCTCGGTATCTTTTATGTATGAATTTTTTTCTATCGAGGTAAAAGGACCTATGTAGGAATTAATTATTTTGCATCTTTCACCGATTATTGCAGGACCCCTTATTACACTTTCTTTCAGTTCTACATCTTTTTCAATTTGCACTCTTCCTTCTATTTTTGACTGATTTTCTATTTGAATTTCTATTTTACTTTCGATTGTCTCCAAAATAAGTCTGTTAGCTTCGAGTATATCCTCAAGTTTGCCCGTATCTTTCCACCATCCGCTAACAAGATGCGATTTTACGTTATACCCATTATCTATTAAATACTGAATTGCATCGGTAATTTCTAGTTCATTTCTCCATGAAGGTTTTAGTGATTTAACAGCTTTGAAAATGTTTTCATCGAAAATATATACACCAACAAGGGCTAAATTTGATGGAGGAGTTTTAGGTTTTTCTATAAGTCTTATGACTTTCTCTCCATCCAGCTCAGCCACTCCAAATTGTTCTGGATTAGGAACAGGACATAATAGTATGAGGGAATTTGGCTTTTCTTTTAAAAATTCTTCATAAAAAGATTTTATTCCACTCTTTAAAATGTTGTCCCCCAAATACATGATGAATGGCTCATTCTTTAAAAAACTCTCAGAAATCAATACAGCATGGGCAAGTCCCAATGGTTCTGGCTGATCAATGTATGTAACCTTAACATTCCATCTGGAACCATCTCCAAGAGCTTCGACTATATCCTTTTTTGTTTCTCCGACTATTATTCCGATTTCTTTTATTCCAACTTCTGAAAGAGCTTCCAAACCGTAGAAAAGAACAGGCTTGTTGGCAACTGGAACCAATTGTTTTGCCTGGCTGTAAGTTAAAGGTCTTAACCTTGTTCCCTTTCCCCCACTTAAAATCAATCCTTTCATTTAAAACCCCCTTCCACCGAGTAAATCCTGAGCTAAGCCCAGATTTGCTAATCCTATGTTAAACCTTATTTGGTGTTCTTTCCTGTTGATATATCTCGTCAAATCTATACGTAAATATTGAAATGAGAAATTGAGGCACTGGTAATCAAAGCCGAATTTTAT
Coding sequences within it:
- a CDS encoding UbiA family prenyltransferase; protein product: MKKIKLYLEFMRPFTLIAPFLGFLSGGICSWGAYPKTPFQWSYLFYLILGSFMAAILNGASNGLNQIFDIEIDRINKPKRPLPSGRLSLKEAYVFSVFLYILAFIMAWYVSPEGRKECFILVLIAASMTYIYSGYPFRTKRWGIPANITIALPRGILLKVAGWSSVKSIIGVEPWFIGLIFGLFLLGATSTKDFADIEGDKKNNCITLPVKYGVKKAAWMISPFFILPFFLIPLGAKFRVLTGNPFLLTILGFSLVLWGFYVDYLILKKPEELAIEENHISWKHMYMMMFFAQTGFALSYVF
- a CDS encoding DUF92 domain-containing protein; this encodes MMNAKFSEDLRKIIHITMGGFALLLRWLEWYQAAFLALVALGFNLTILKKIGKDKIFRKEELKGIGGIIFYPLSVFILIILFRNHLHIAAAGWAMMALGDGMATLIGIHFGKKKIPWNKEKSYLGTIICFIFGFAGMSFFIWWVGARYEGVLNSYSLFIVPFLGAIFASFIESLPIRINDNLLIPISSGIFLYVLLLADPFIFSLKKDILISNFLTGIFINLIFAILGIAIRGVSISGFISGIFVGTGIYTFLGFSGFLILLLFFLIGTVSTKIGLKKKEKLHIAEERKGARSFKNVFGKGFAPLFFSYLAFSYSKDLFSIAFVSSLATGTFDTASSELGKVFGKETYSILSLKKVTAGEPGGFSLEGTLFGIFSALLISFVSFYIGLINSISILIVLISCLLANFFENIISSTIEVKGIISNEITNFINTLSGGLISIFIFSLVK
- a CDS encoding NAD-dependent epimerase/dehydratase family protein; its protein translation is MKLLVTGGTGFLGKRLCFALHRKGYKLRIVARDITKIKDFPEELEIVFGDIRDREIINKTIDGIDGILHLAALVKSWVKNKKEYYEINVQALQNLLNICEQKKLKFLYVSTFFVSGPTGDKIFNEDDFKERVKFFNEYERTKYLGYEISKIHKKKGNPIIIVFPGIIYGPGELTDGNFIVKLILDHIQGNLPGMIGKGKYLWNFVYVDDVVEGIISAWEKEKFGEEFILGGENTLNKNVFEILEKYTGIKPPKLKIPPAIAYSFGIVQYLYSEITNKQPKFIHRDVKLLTKNWAYSSEKAEKLLDYKWRSLEEGLKDTIEWIQDEVIKLNDER
- a CDS encoding GDP-mannose 4,6-dehydratase; its protein translation is MERKNLRALITGITGFAGGHLKEFLRKKYIDVFGIADPKFPSDKKGIYVLDIRKFKSLKAIIKDLKPDLVFHFAAISNVSKSWLNKRLTFQTNFFGTLNLLEAIKHTSPDSKILLVGSAEMYGNVPQVKQPINEKFPINPVNPYATSKAAQELLGKLYLNGEGLNVYFVRSFNYTGPGQSENFVCSDLARQIIFIEKGLSPPVIKTGNLEIKRDFSDVRDVIKAYYLILTKGKRGEIYQTCSGKTYRIREILEILLSYTDKKIRIIEDTKKKRKHDIPVLHGDFNKLRKDTGWKPEIPIEKTLLDLINWWRVIV
- a CDS encoding GDP-mannose 4,6-dehydratase, with translation MRILITGITGFVGSHLAEYVLNNQPGVEIWGLGRWRSSLDNIRGILNKINLIEGDLKDLSSIKHVLKNVKPDWIFHLAAQSFVPASWKLPAETFAINVIGEINLFEAILDLKLDPKIHIAGSSEEYGLVYEEEIPIKETNPLRPLSPYAVSKVSQDLLAYQYFKSYRLRTVRTRAFNHTGPRRGLVFVTSNFSKQIAEIERGERDPVIFTGNLDARRDFTDVRDTVKAYWLSLEKGDEGEVYNISSGKAYSIKEVLNILLRYTNKKIEIKLDEERLRPSDVMLLIGDSTKFREKTKWKPEIPFEQTLQDLLNWWRERI
- the rfbB gene encoding dTDP-glucose 4,6-dehydratase: MGKKFLITGGAGFIGSNFIKHLLKKYPDIKILNIDKLTYAGNLENLKEIENDERYKFYKGDIRDRELIRKLLTESDVIVNFAAETHVDRSILFPEEFILTDVLGTFTLLDELKKFKDKLFIHVSTDEVYGSIENGSFSEDDPLMPSSPYSASKAGGDRLAYSYFKTFNLPVIILRPCNNYGPHQFPEKLIPLFITNALEDRELPLYGDGQNIRDWLYVSDCCGAIDLIIKKGEIGEVYNIAASQEFPNVYIANKILELLNKPDSLIKFVKDRPGHDKRYSLKWEKIKKLGWQPEISINEGLKLTIKWYRENVSWWRKIKEESDEFKKFYKSYYEEVK
- a CDS encoding dTDP-4-dehydrorhamnose 3,5-epimerase family protein is translated as MIQGVEIKNLRVIPDERGRLMEILRCDEKLFKKFGQVYVSTTYPGVVKAWHLHEEQFDNIVCLYGMIKLVLYDSRKNSPTFNELNEFFLGNYNPQLVQIPPNVFHGWKCIGEEEAIVMNIPTEPYKYDNPDEIRIDPHKNDIPYDWSRKDG
- a CDS encoding glucose-1-phosphate thymidylyltransferase, yielding MKGLILSGGKGTRLRPLTYSQAKQLVPVANKPVLFYGLEALSEVGIKEIGIIVGETKKDIVEALGDGSRWNVKVTYIDQPEPLGLAHAVLISESFLKNEPFIMYLGDNILKSGIKSFYEEFLKEKPNSLILLCPVPNPEQFGVAELDGEKVIRLIEKPKTPPSNLALVGVYIFDENIFKAVKSLKPSWRNELEITDAIQYLIDNGYNVKSHLVSGWWKDTGKLEDILEANRLILETIESKIEIQIENQSKIEGRVQIEKDVELKESVIRGPAIIGERCKIINSYIGPFTSIEKNSYIKDTEIENSIVLEGSIIDGIKSKIEESLIGRFSKIKKDLKKPEAYRFMIGENSEIGIK